The following is a genomic window from Manihot esculenta cultivar AM560-2 chromosome 9, M.esculenta_v8, whole genome shotgun sequence.
GAGAGGAGGACGACCCATAAGAAATTGGAGAAGTTGAAATTTACAGCAGAAGCCTGGACACCTAGAAGATCTCCTAGAGATTTAAGCAAGAGAAGTGCTCCATTTACTGCAAGTCAGTCTACTGCAGAAGACGCTGACAAGAATACTTCAACAAACAAAAATGAAGGACATGGGCAACCTTGTGCTTTCTCGTGTCAGTCTGATAATAAAGTGCATTTCCATGTGAAGGATGGAAGCTTAGTCAGTCCCACGAAAGGCCAGAAGTCTTCAGATTGTAAAGTTGTGGAAGTAGAGCACTATGATTTCAAGAAGGGAAAATCCAAGGATAAATTTCAAttggaccagatatgggcattgtACAGTGAAAAAGATGGTTTACCCAGGGATTATGCTCAGATTAAGAAGATTGAATCCACTAATGGGTTCAAACTGCATGTAGCAATGTTTGAATCCTGCTCTCTCCAAAAAGACATGCAGACTGCTTGCGGGAcatttaaagttaaaaataaatccaTAGTGCGTCCTGTCACTGCTTTTTCTCATCAGGTGACAGCAAAGGCAATTGGGAAGAATAAGTACGAAATTTACCCTAGGCAAGGGGAGATTTGGGCAATGCATAAGAACTGGAATGCTGAATTAAAGTTTTCAAACCAGGAAGCAGTAGAATGTGAGTTTGTTGAAGTGGtagaagaaaatgagagaggCGTGAAAGCTGTAGTTTTGACGCCAGTTAATGGATCTGAATCATTCTACATGGCTCCAAGAAGATCAAAACGGGGTATAGTTGAGATGCGGCGGGACGAGTTTGGTAGATTTTCTCATCAGTGTTTAGCTTCCCAGTTTATTGGAAAGAACAGTAGTTTCCTGAAGGGATATTGGGAGCTTGCTCCATCATCAATTCCTGGTAGTGTAATTTTGGTAGATTAAACGCTAGTAGGTAGGTTGCGAACTGTTctttttggaatgttatgaaATTGTTCCCTGTTAAAAGCGGAATCAAGTTTGTAGAAACTTTGACAAAAAAGGGTTTTCTTCTCCACCattggtctttttttttttttataacttttctttttcttttcatctctcTTGCCGCATATGTAAGTTGCTTGGGATGATGAACAAGTGTTTTCCTGGAAATGCTATGTGTCCCGCAGGATTCTGGGTGGTTTACAAACTCAAATTTGCCCGTTACACACTCTCTCTCGCTTATTCAGGTGCAAACATGGACAAATGTTCACTTCTCAAGATACAATGAAAGGTTAAGCTCGGTTTCCGTAGTtccttttttttgtttctttattttcaaaaaGAATAAAGGAAAAATTCTCGGGAAGACAAAATGTTGGGTTTGGGTAGAATTAGGTTTAGacttatttatctatttatatatatatataaatctagATTTTAAAATAGGTCATGGAGAAATCGATAAgtgtcatgttaagttcatatAAATATGTTAAGTTCATATAAATATGTTAAGtaatacttttaaatttatatgtttatGCCAAGTAgtacatttaatatttttttttttaatttttaaattaaattttcatatttaataatgTTATTAATTAAAGGGTTATACAATAAGGTTTGGAGAGTTGCAAGCGTGATATAGAAGTTTCTTATGCATATTGACACTTGGACTATGAAAGATAAAGTCCAGTAGAGGAGAGTAAACTTCGACACCCAAGAAATAGTAAAGTTTACCCAAGTCCTTGAGTGTAACTGCTAAGTTGAGTTGATTCTTTTGAACTGGATCTTGTCAAAATCAAATCATCTACATAAACTAGGCAATAAGTAGTATCTGAAACAGAAGAGAAAATAAACAAGGAGCTATTTGCTTTTGATCCTTAGAaaccaatcttttgcaaggcattggtaaaataaaaagactaaGCATGGGGAATCTGTTTCAACCCGTATAATGACTTTTTCAAAACACATACATACTCTGATTTGGTTCCATCAAGGAAGCCTTGAAGCTATTCCATAAAAACTGGTTCTTCAAAAGTTCCATGCAAAAAAGCATTGGAAATGTCTAGTTATCGAATAGGCCAGGCAAGATTCACTGTGATCGACAAGATTAATTGAATAGTAGCAAGCTTAATCACCGAACTAAATGTTTCAATATAATCTACCCATGGTTGTTGGTGAAACCCCTTAGCAACTAATCTCGCTTTATGACGATCAATGGAACCATCTTGTTTATTCTTAGTGCGGAATACCATTTGCACTCAATAATATTCAAAGTCTGTGATCATGGTACTAAATTCCAAGTACCATTGGCTATGAGAGCATCAATTTCTTCTGACATTGCTATCCtccaaatcaaatttttaactGCTTCATGATAAGAAGATGGTGTAATGGAAATCACTGCAGATTGATATGTTTTGGATTTAAGGTTTCCTGTTCTTGAACGGGTTACCATGGGAtgattgatttgattatttACATGTTGTGGCTGGGTGGATGTCGAAGCAGTAGGTTGTATTGGTGGAAGACGAAGGTAAAACGCGTTGGGGTTTGATTATAACAAGAGCTTCAGTTGAAAGTGATTCGGTTATACCAGGACTGCAAGGAAGTATTTGAGCTGCAGATAAATTGTGAACGTGACTTGGATTAATTTGAGAAGGCTAACTAAACGAAGATACTGATAGATTAGTACGGTTACTTGTATTTGTAAGAATGGATGGCAGTGGTTTGGCAAGTGATAATATTAGGACAGAGGATCGACTACCACTTTCTTTGAATGGGAAAATCTATTCATCAAACAAAACATGGTGtgagaataatatttttttatagacaAGAAAAGACATTTGTAACCTTTATGTAAAAGACTGTAACCAAGAAAGACATATTTAGTTGAACGTaaataaagtttattttttatatatggtCGCAACCAAGGATAACAGCAACAATCGAAAATacagaaaaaattatatttcaaattaCGTTGAAAAATTATTTGCTAATGTGATTTGTGACGAAGATTCCAAATGAAAAGTCTATTTATTGTGTAATAGCAAATGCATGGTTACAAAATTTTGGTGGTATAGAGGCATGAAGTAAGTAGGCTCAGCCAATTTCGGTTATATGACGGTATTTTTTATTCGCACATCCATTTTATTTAGGTGTGTGTGGATATGAACTTCGTTGTATAATTCCATTTTCAAAGAAATATTTTTGAAGTGCTTGGTATTTTCCACTCCAATCtaattgaaattattaaattattttacaaaaaaaaaattcaactataGTCCAAAATTTTACGTAACAAAAAAAGACATCAGATTTTTTCTGAATAAAGTAGATTCGAGTATACttgttaaaatgaaaaaaaatatatatatatatataatgtaagCAGGATCCCACAAATCTGAACAAATTAATTCTAAAGGGTTTTTTTTCAACAAATGAAGAATTGAAAAAATGCAACTTGTGTGATTTACTTATACAACATGTTTCACACAAAAATATATTCACATTATtggaaatagataaattattcaataataGAATTTTATCAATAGTTTTAGAATAAGCATAGTCTAAAATAGTACGTCATATAGATAAGGTGACCGAATTGCAAGCCGATTGcacttaaaattaaatcatacaAATCATCCTCAACTTATCCCTTGtgaattatttgctttattcgGAGGTCCTttatcacaaaaaaaaattggaaaagAATTTCAGTAAGACATTATtagaaatagaaaataaattggtATTAGAATCGGGAACATGCAAAATATTATCTAACTAAAAATCATGAGAATTGAGAGTAAATGATTAGAACCAATATTAGAAATAGGTAAGCTTTTACCATTAATGAGAGCAATTTCATCAGTTCCCGAATATTCAGAATGGATGCCCAAGTTTTCCAATTCAGATATAAGTGATGAGTCGCTCCACTATCTACAATCCCCGGTTTATGGGTTGCAGTAGGCGTTTATGGGTTGCAGTAGGCGAGGAAGAGTAATTATTTGCAAGTTTCAAATTTTGATTACTGTATTTGGGACTGGGACATAAATTAGAAGTGTGGTCTTGTCCCTCGCAATTGTAACAGATAGGATTGAATCCTTCAGTACTGGTGGTTTGATTCCATCTAGAGTTTGATTGGTAGTCTCCATGCCTACCACCACGTCCTCTCCCTCTCGATCCACCACGGTTTGATTGATGATTATTATAGGAAGCATTGGAGCTCTGAAGTTGCATCTCTTCAAAAAGAATGAGACCAAACAGATCATCGAAAGAAATAGATGTTAACATGGCCTCTATATTGCGCATGAATGATCTGCAATCTAAGCCTAGGCCTTGCAAGATTTGATCAACAAGATCATCTTCAGAAATTAAGGCATCAAGAGCAACCAGCTGATCAAATAGTTACTTTGCATCAATGTTTATGGATAGCGAATGGAGAGCATTTTTTATGGTCCTGATTTGCGCTCGAGAGCCAGAGGCATAGGTGGTTTTTAAACGACTCTAGGCATCAAAAGCCATATTGGCACCAACAATCTAGGATAAGACCGATTCCGGGAGGAAGCTTAGAATCTAACCTAGTACAGTTTAGTCTTTGATGAACCACTCTTGATAAGCAGAAGTTGGAGCATTGTTAATCTATTTGGGAGGAGGATCAATCAAGCCATCAACATGATGGAACAATTGTTAGCCATAGAGAAGAGGGATTAATTTCGTTTTTCACATAATATAGTTTGAGGAGGTGAGTTTAACTGTAATGTGGTTTTGAATGGATGGAATAGTAGAAGGTAACACGTTAATTGGAGCAAAAGGAGTAGGTGGATTGGGAGCCATGGAGAAGAAACAGACTAGTATAtgacttttttattataatttatatatgactttttaatttcttctgactttttaatttcttccgactttttaatataatataaatcacaataaaataaaaaattttaacatatatattttatctttatttttaataataaataaattgaaaaaaataattaatattattaattaattgatactacatatttttcatatcttatgtgaataataataataaacatataAGAGATTCTCAAGTGCAAAATTAACCTACGTAATTGTGTcatgatataaatttataatttttattcattttttattttatttctatataaaataataattactatatattaaatgtaatttattacttttttcaTCATACTTTTTAATtgcataaaatattatcaaattaaaaatttattcaattcagataatttataaataaataaatataaataaattaaaatataataaaaaaataaaatggtatTTATAATACTTTAAATCAAGTCttacaaattttaaataactaaattattaaatttgaattattataatttattatattaattattatgataattttaatcttttcgctctctataaaaatataatttaaagtttttttttttttattctcctTATGTGTATAGCATGAAATATAGAATTGTACAACTGGTCTTTTGGATAAATAGAAATTGGAGTAGGATTATTCATATGTTGGAATTTTTTGATTAAGTGATTATCCCTTTTCACTGCCACCACCATTACTACCCTCTGTATCCACAACTATTgaagtttaataaaatttatttttttaaaaatatagttgtTTCAGTGAAATCTGTAATTGAATACTAATAATACGATAGtaagtattaaaatttttacttttgtgatataataaaatttgttaATTCATAGTTTTATCCTTAATATTTGaggtctttaaattttttattttagaaaataaaaaatcatgataataattaaatttttaattctcctttgtaattattttttttattttatgacaataaatcatatatttaattaatagttttttcttatattattttgaattctaaaaaataaaataaaatattatgatttGTTCTCCATCAATCAATAAATTCAAGTTTAAAATctgaatataaaaagaaaatattttactcCTCTTGATAAATGGgtgaattcataaaaaaatatatatattattttataaaataattttatattataattttatactattctatataataataatataaaatattttaatatcaaatGCAGCTAAATGACTAGTTAGTTCTATAAATAGGAGGAAAAAAAATGGTTGTCTTAGCTTATTTAAGGATACCCTTTCTTttctaaaaaaacaaaattaagtTACATTTGGATCTTATACTCTGTGTGGGAAGAGGttttttatagtttaaaaacTGTGTTtgggaggaaaaaaaaaaaaaaagaaatatttttaaaataaaatttttagagatttttaaaaatatttaatttcaattcagCAATTTGATTTgagaaggtttttttttttttttgaaaatttataaaaattttaaatattttgaaaaacttTACCTTCtccttaaataataaaaaaatgttaaaatttcaaaatcatgaaaaattttAGGTAAGATTGTAAATTGAAATTCAACTAAAATCGAATCGGCACTGAAATAAATTGCTGATCAATTAAAAGGAGCACTAAGACTATGAGAACGTTGAGGGCATTTGGTCTAGTGGTATGATTCTCGCTTTGGGTGCGAGAGGTCCCGAGTTCGATTCTCGGAATGCCCCATTCTTATTTTTGACCTTTTCTTTAATAACTGGCTGTATGAGATTTTGCCCCCTAGCAGGATGAAAGGTCAATCTGTGCGCACTGTTTTGCAATGCTACGTACGTTTTTGTCTTCATCTGTCATATATTTTTCCTggataataaataaatacttaCTTCCACAGCgttatttttatgattatatatGATAACTACGGATTAAATTCTCTTGCAGACTGTGAACAACTTTTCTTGCATGATATTAGGAGGCTTGGTGGTGGAGCACCTAGTATTTGGGGGTGTCCTATCGGCCATCAATTTGATGTTGACAAGGTTAGGTTGGAAGTTCATAAATAACGCTGCAGTTTGGAATAAAAATTTTAGGTAACTGAGATTTTTTATTCCCCTTCTTAATTGAGGAACAGATGGACAAAGCACTCAAATGGTTGGGCTTCTCCAAGGATGAAGCTAGCTTTCAAGTGAGATGGGCTGCGCTAAACACTGTCTTTGTATTGTGTCGTTATCATAAAGCTAGATTGAAACTGGTAGAAGCCATGGCACAGGGACTATCAGTTGGCTTCTGCATCGACGCAATTGAAAATGCTATGGATGGAGAACAAATATAGATAGTGTATTGAGATTCCATCATGTTGCATGCTCTTTTACAGAGAGCACACTGTTCTCCAATCCTCCACCTGATAAGACAATACGAGATCTTCTCCAAATCATGCAAGAATCAAATCAGAAAAGCAGAACTACGTAGAAGCCCACCGTTCTGTTCCCTGACAGAGTAACTCGCACATCCAATCTGTTTTCCACtagtatatttaattaatgaaataaaataaaaattaggagCATTGTAGATGGATAAACTCATCGCAAAGCTTGTGTAGATTGATTCCAAAGCTGCTTTACTCAAAAGATACCAGTCGACCCAGTAGAAAGccaaaattgaatattttacaACATGTAGAATCCCTAAACAAAACAACAGGAGACTTGAGGAAAAGTCCTAAAACTCTTGAGAAGCAGATCCAATATCGCCTTTGTCCTTGCCCATCTTCTTAGGAAGGAGAGTCTGGTGAATGTTAGGCAACACACCACCATTGGCAATAGTAACAGAGCCCAGAAGCTTGCTCAGTTCCTCATCATTCCTCACAGCAAGTTGAATGTGCCTTGGCACAATACGATTCTTTTTGTTATCCCTTGCTGCATTGCCAGCAAGCTCCAATACCTAAACCAATAACCATTAGCGAACAAACACTGGCAATAACCCCAAAGATAACCCAATAAACAGCTAATAAATCAAACAGGCAACAAAACGCAAGAAACGAAGAACCTCAGCTGATGCTAATAGAAAAACATTTATGGTCCCAGCTATAACAGCAATACATCCTAAGAACCAAGAAAACTTTTACGAGCAATACAAAACCAATCCACAGAAACGCAAGCTACAAGGAATTAAGAAAAAGCTCGTCATCCTATCGGCTAATGAGTATAAAAAACAGTTATCTATTAAGAATAAAGAAAATAGTTATTAATCCTTCTGTTGCCGTTATGAATATGATTAATACCGGCAACGTTTACAGTCAATAGCATTACTCAATTCGACCCATAGTGCAACAGTTAAATCCAAATCATGACCCATTAAACAAAACCATCAAGATCAGGAAGaaacataagaaaaataattttttaaaaaatagcatAAGAAAAAACCTAACTTAACAAAACAATAAGGGAGCAAAACCCAAAGGAACCataacacacaaaaacaaattGAAACCAAAATCCCCTAAATTTACCTCAGCAGCAAGGTATTCAAGGACTGCAGAAAGATAGACGGGAGCTCCAGCACCGACACGCTCGGCATACTTTCCGGCCTTGAGAAACCTAGCGATCCTCCCGACTGGAAACTGCAAGCCAGCCTTCTGCGATCGCGACACAGACTTCGACGCCTTAGGCTTTCCTCTTCCTCCCTTTGTCGGTCGCCCGGTAGAACTCATTTTCACTAATCCGTAGAAATATCGCACAAAACCAAACCCTAACCAGATTATGAACACGGTGAAAGAGAAACAACAGTTATAGAAGACGCTTTCCTTTTGAGAATACTTGAGAAAATAAGAGCATTTGAGTTTATAAAGGAAGCGTAGGCTTATACTGATTGGTGGATACGGCTTCACAAGGATTGCCAACGTGGCACTCGACGGCGGGAAATTTTGTGCATTCCTTTTGTTTCGCTCTTCAGCTTCGTCTGTGCTTGGAAAAACGGCGTCGTCAAGTGGAGATGGGCAAAAATGGAAAGAATATGGGATCCAAATTTCAGAAACCCATTATTTTGAGGACTGAATTGAAATTGTACAAAGCCTTCCCCGGGTGGGCTTTTTTTGTTCTCATGGACCTGACAAGAATGTGGCCGAAAGGACAGGTTCGGCGTTCCCCTAAAAATTTTCCAAAACTGGTAAACGAAAAAAAACAACTATTAAttcttagtttaaaattaattatacaaaTTTTTATCGTTTGACTATCTTAATTTTCTTATACAAAGTAATTTTGTTTTTCACTAGATAATGTTTGATTGCTAAAAGAATAAAATCATAACAATATCTAAAGGGATTTTAGGCCAAAAACAAACAAATTATACTTTCTTTTTTTGAGAAATTTATCTGCCGTtgccattttttctttttatgagcGACAAACTTTTTTCTACTGAATTTTGTGGCTACTCCTATTCTTTTTCGGATGGGAGTAGCTCCTCCCACCCCTCATTCAAACATGagtcattttcttcttcttcaagaagGACGGtaaatattcttgtgatttttcttttatatatttcgtCTTTGGAAATATATATTTCCCTTCTTTTCTCAAGAGCTATGGTGGTTAAAAAATATGGGTATTATGGATCTAAG
Proteins encoded in this region:
- the LOC110622455 gene encoding histone H2AX, yielding MSSTGRPTKGGRGKPKASKSVSRSQKAGLQFPVGRIARFLKAGKYAERVGAGAPVYLSAVLEYLAAEVLELAGNAARDNKKNRIVPRHIQLAVRNDEELSKLLGSVTIANGGVLPNIHQTLLPKKMGKDKGDIGSASQEF